Proteins encoded together in one Chitinophaga sp. LS1 window:
- a CDS encoding AraC family transcriptional regulator, with product MNVLHTLAHLFGTTVKNRRLDIPEQFGKGYVTRFVFNEHIRMMIMNYELKENLVIENPEINASRSMILFKFQHIFDETEKQPSVLITTTSMNTDTVIPIHTNTSTINIEVDSNYLKSLFDLSAKSPVLEGLLQNTQPLLFEQMIYPSLQDIVNEIVSQSVAESFKMFFLRIKAEELVCRLLMELEKRDEKHLYALNSRDIATIYKIREEMLEHLDTPPVINDLALAANMSPTKLKSLFKQIFGNSIFSYYQECRMKKAALLLKEGNLSVSDVGYQLGFTNLSHFSRVFQEHIGMKPKQYSRT from the coding sequence ATGAATGTTCTCCATACGCTTGCTCACCTATTTGGTACAACAGTAAAGAATAGAAGACTAGATATTCCGGAACAGTTTGGCAAGGGATATGTGACCAGATTTGTCTTTAATGAGCACATCCGGATGATGATTATGAATTATGAACTGAAGGAAAACCTGGTGATTGAAAACCCTGAAATCAATGCTTCCAGGAGTATGATCCTTTTTAAGTTCCAGCATATTTTCGATGAAACGGAAAAGCAACCGTCTGTGTTAATAACTACAACAAGTATGAATACAGATACTGTTATCCCCATTCATACAAATACCTCCACAATTAACATCGAAGTCGATTCAAATTATTTAAAGAGTTTGTTTGATTTGTCCGCAAAGTCACCGGTGTTAGAAGGTCTATTGCAGAATACACAACCTTTGCTATTTGAACAAATGATATATCCATCCTTGCAGGATATTGTCAACGAGATTGTATCTCAATCTGTGGCAGAGAGTTTCAAAATGTTTTTCCTGCGGATAAAAGCGGAGGAACTGGTGTGCCGGTTATTAATGGAATTGGAAAAGCGGGATGAAAAACATTTGTATGCGTTGAATAGCCGTGATATAGCTACCATTTACAAAATAAGGGAGGAGATGTTGGAGCACCTGGATACTCCACCGGTGATAAATGATTTAGCACTGGCGGCTAATATGAGCCCGACTAAATTGAAATCTTTATTTAAACAAATATTTGGGAATAGTATCTTTAGTTATTATCAGGAATGTAGAATGAAAAAAGCGGCGTTGTTGTTAAAAGAGGGCAACCTGTCGGTATCGGATGTAGGATATCAGTTGGGGTTTACGAACCTGAGTCATTTTTCAAGAGTGTTTCAGGAACATATAGGTATGAAGCCTAAACAATATAGCCGGACTTAA
- a CDS encoding FAD-dependent oxidoreductase, with protein MVELYSMKIAILGAGPVGLTMAILLQHHGIDVTVYERDKDPEARIWGGTLDLHESSGQRALSRAGLLDRYFDRANAMGRSITDELGNLLFKVKPHYDAPEINRNELRKILLEGLKSGTVVWDRRFVGLEVINNQWLLHFDNSTTAAADVVIGANGGMSNARQYVTDAVVEDTGSYFIQGEVYQPEIKCKAFYELCDHDILMTAAEGKQIVANPRNNGALTYNVICRNVPALDYKDTDSVATFLAEMFPHWDECYRELFRATSFFAGLPTRKISLDIPWKTNRPLPITLIGDAAHLMPPFAGQGVNTGLMDAMILAENITSGKFESVAAAIEDYERKMLVYAGAAQAETSRNEMAMQDSGFSFIRRFSGES; from the coding sequence ATGGTGGAACTTTACAGCATGAAAATAGCAATCCTCGGCGCAGGTCCCGTTGGCCTGACAATGGCCATCTTGCTTCAGCATCATGGTATAGATGTAACTGTTTATGAAAGAGATAAAGACCCGGAGGCAAGAATCTGGGGTGGTACGCTTGATCTACATGAAAGTTCAGGACAGCGGGCTTTGAGTAGAGCGGGCTTACTGGATAGGTATTTTGATAGGGCGAATGCCATGGGTAGGAGTATAACTGACGAGTTGGGGAATTTACTTTTTAAAGTGAAACCGCATTATGACGCGCCTGAGATAAATAGGAATGAACTCAGGAAGATTTTATTGGAGGGTCTTAAGAGTGGGACTGTAGTATGGGATCGGAGGTTTGTTGGTCTCGAAGTAATCAATAACCAATGGCTCCTGCATTTCGACAATAGCACTACTGCTGCTGCGGATGTCGTAATTGGTGCAAATGGAGGTATGTCTAATGCCAGACAATATGTAACGGATGCTGTAGTTGAAGATACTGGTTCCTATTTCATCCAGGGCGAAGTTTATCAACCGGAGATAAAATGCAAAGCATTCTACGAACTGTGCGATCATGATATATTAATGACCGCAGCTGAAGGAAAGCAAATCGTAGCCAATCCCCGTAATAATGGCGCGCTTACTTACAATGTCATTTGCAGGAATGTTCCTGCATTAGATTATAAGGATACGGATAGTGTAGCCACTTTTCTAGCAGAAATGTTCCCTCACTGGGATGAATGTTACAGAGAATTGTTTCGTGCTACTTCATTCTTTGCAGGATTACCTACACGTAAGATATCATTGGATATTCCATGGAAAACCAATCGTCCATTGCCTATTACTTTGATTGGAGATGCCGCGCATTTAATGCCGCCTTTTGCAGGGCAGGGGGTGAATACAGGGTTGATGGATGCAATGATATTAGCAGAAAATATTACCAGTGGGAAGTTTGAAAGTGTTGCGGCTGCGATTGAAGATTATGAGCGGAAGATGTTAGTGTATGCTGGTGCTGCGCAGGCGGAAACTAGCAGGAATGAAATGGCTATGCAGGATAGTGGGTTTTCATTTATACGGAGATTTTCAGGGGAGAGTTAG
- a CDS encoding MFS transporter has translation MKVRLMILLGIVLMNAVGMSIVIPLLPFLIGQYLPKQQVVVGMSALLSVFAACTFIAAPILGALSDRYGRRNILIISLLGSVIGYVLFGIGGSLWVLFVGRIIDGLTAGNISTLFAIISDSTTPEERTKWFGYMGAVMGIGLLTGPVLGGLLGAIDLSLPFFMTAGIISLSVVAVYFWLPESLPSGKRTKQLNVDSFNVFSHLKDFREIKWLLITGILFYAGLEIFQFNFTIFLKDIFKWGPAYIGSILTVAGACEIISRSLLLPLLLKHFSESIVGVIGLIMLATGLAFIVISIFISSLIIITLAVICILAGEGLFDPTYNSQLSQSVDESNQGKLQGVNQSLQSCTRVLIPLGAATIYYSSPFLLYTIATLIIIFSIIIHEKSLSHRRHR, from the coding sequence GTGAAAGTTAGATTAATGATTCTGTTAGGGATTGTGCTTATGAATGCGGTAGGTATGTCAATCGTTATCCCGCTGCTACCTTTTTTAATAGGTCAATATTTACCCAAACAACAAGTTGTTGTAGGTATGAGTGCTCTGCTATCTGTGTTTGCAGCATGTACATTTATCGCTGCCCCTATTTTGGGTGCATTGAGCGACAGGTATGGACGAAGAAATATCCTGATCATAAGTTTACTGGGTTCTGTCATCGGCTATGTCTTATTTGGCATTGGTGGCTCGTTATGGGTACTTTTTGTAGGAAGAATAATAGATGGGTTGACTGCAGGTAATATCAGTACGTTATTTGCCATCATATCAGATAGTACCACACCTGAAGAACGTACAAAATGGTTTGGATATATGGGCGCCGTGATGGGAATAGGTTTGTTAACAGGTCCTGTATTAGGTGGATTATTGGGAGCTATTGATTTGTCATTGCCATTTTTTATGACAGCTGGTATTATATCCCTTTCAGTAGTGGCCGTGTATTTTTGGTTACCGGAATCATTGCCCTCTGGAAAGCGTACAAAACAATTGAATGTTGATAGTTTTAATGTTTTTTCACATTTGAAGGATTTCAGGGAAATCAAATGGCTTCTGATTACAGGTATATTGTTTTATGCAGGTCTTGAAATATTCCAGTTCAATTTTACCATCTTCTTAAAAGATATTTTCAAATGGGGCCCAGCTTATATAGGCAGTATATTGACGGTGGCAGGTGCCTGTGAGATTATTTCCCGCTCATTATTATTGCCATTGTTACTAAAGCATTTTAGTGAAAGTATTGTGGGTGTTATAGGTTTAATAATGTTGGCTACAGGGCTTGCATTCATTGTCATCAGCATATTTATATCTTCTCTGATTATAATTACCCTTGCAGTAATATGCATCCTTGCTGGCGAAGGATTATTTGATCCTACTTATAATAGTCAGCTATCTCAATCTGTTGATGAAAGCAATCAGGGTAAATTACAAGGGGTTAATCAAAGTTTGCAATCCTGCACACGGGTATTGATCCCATTGGGCGCAGCCACTATTTATTATTCCAGTCCATTTTTGCTGTACACTATAGCAACACTCATCATCATCTTTTCAATTATTATCCATGAAAAAAGTCTTAGTCACCGGCGCCACCGGTAA
- a CDS encoding NAD-dependent epimerase/dehydratase family protein, translated as MKKVLVTGATGKVGSRFVARLIEKGYDVRMLVRKPITLNASGMMGDLAAIISDGVSVSIGDLNDPSTIAPAVIGIDAVIHIAAAYNPTHDTNLKGTMALVNAAIAAKVERFIFVSTAKVYRKDYGRPAKEDDVPDVHEDNAYFAGKVATEQALLSLHKDVRILRLGFVYGDGDLHLKTMQEDFRLRSMEENPDSKATEENLQAEATQGNLRLRTKKETSHPAARLHMVHHLDVAQALLLLLNTDGLNGEIFNLGDDAPMSFYELGLANPTNEPLIDPFAYIMDTSKLRFKTGFRPLVPAYQVARDLDIL; from the coding sequence ATGAAAAAAGTCTTAGTCACCGGCGCCACCGGTAAAGTAGGTAGTCGCTTTGTAGCACGCCTGATAGAAAAGGGGTACGATGTTCGCATGTTGGTACGTAAGCCTATTACCTTAAATGCAAGTGGCATGATGGGTGATTTAGCAGCAATCATTAGTGATGGAGTATCAGTCAGCATCGGTGATTTAAATGATCCATCTACTATAGCGCCTGCTGTGATTGGTATAGATGCTGTCATTCACATCGCCGCGGCTTATAATCCTACACATGATACGAATCTAAAAGGGACAATGGCGCTGGTCAACGCGGCCATTGCTGCCAAGGTAGAAAGGTTCATTTTCGTAAGCACCGCCAAAGTATATAGAAAAGACTATGGTCGTCCTGCTAAAGAAGATGATGTGCCGGATGTACATGAAGACAATGCTTACTTTGCTGGTAAAGTTGCTACAGAGCAGGCACTGCTTTCTTTACATAAGGATGTGCGTATATTAAGATTGGGTTTCGTCTATGGTGATGGGGATCTACATTTAAAAACAATGCAGGAGGACTTTCGCTTAAGGTCAATGGAAGAAAACCCGGACTCAAAGGCAACGGAGGAAAACTTGCAAGCAGAGGCAACGCAGGGTAACTTACGCTTAAGGACAAAGAAAGAAACCTCCCACCCCGCCGCCAGATTACACATGGTTCACCATCTTGATGTAGCTCAGGCTTTATTGCTATTATTAAATACAGATGGGCTGAATGGTGAAATCTTCAACCTGGGGGATGATGCACCTATGAGTTTTTATGAACTGGGGTTGGCAAATCCTACCAATGAACCACTAATAGACCCATTTGCATACATTATGGATACTTCCAAACTTCGTTTTAAGACAGGGTTCCGTCCCCTCGTGCCCGCTTATCAGGTAGCCCGTGATTTGGATATTTTATAA
- a CDS encoding DUF692 family multinuclear iron-containing protein, with protein sequence MSKVLSAVACNLDANILAACLPLLQESRIEAIEWSFDALYKIKEVPDWFRELLTAFSDENRLIGHGVFFSLFSGKWLPEQEAWLSHLKQTSTAFNFDHITEHFGFMTGKDFHHGAPLNIPYSASTLAIGKDRLKRIYNACGRPVGLENLAFSYSLDEVKRHGDFLDQLLEPVNGFIILDLHNLYCQLHNFDLAFEELIALYPLDKVREIHISGGSWDDVGNRTIRRDTHDEGVPAEVFQLLEMTMPKCPHLKYVVLEQLGNGLVTEASRLGFYNDFLKMQEIVHKSSNEIEANLFQTQEIVPRSNHDTGGNLLQTQEIVHKSNRETEVNPFHPLLPLPIGPAVEDLHLYEQQMELSSILETAPSNAAAMQLLQHSSLAHSDWKIEQWDPYMIETAVKIARKWKK encoded by the coding sequence GTGTCCAAAGTATTATCTGCTGTCGCCTGTAATCTGGACGCAAACATCCTCGCTGCATGTTTGCCCCTGCTACAAGAATCCCGTATTGAAGCCATTGAATGGTCATTCGATGCCTTATACAAAATTAAAGAAGTACCTGACTGGTTCAGGGAACTGCTGACAGCCTTTAGCGATGAAAATCGCCTGATCGGTCATGGTGTCTTCTTTTCTCTCTTCTCAGGCAAATGGCTACCCGAACAGGAAGCCTGGCTCTCTCATTTAAAGCAGACATCCACTGCATTCAACTTTGATCACATCACTGAACACTTTGGCTTCATGACCGGAAAAGATTTCCACCATGGGGCACCGCTAAATATCCCTTATTCTGCTTCGACACTCGCCATTGGCAAAGACAGGCTGAAAAGAATCTACAACGCCTGCGGACGCCCTGTAGGTTTGGAGAACCTTGCCTTTTCGTATTCGCTGGACGAAGTCAAACGGCATGGCGACTTTCTGGATCAATTGCTTGAACCCGTGAACGGTTTTATCATCCTTGATTTGCATAACCTCTATTGCCAGCTTCACAACTTTGATCTGGCCTTCGAAGAACTGATAGCCCTGTATCCATTAGATAAGGTCCGGGAAATCCACATCTCTGGCGGTAGCTGGGACGATGTCGGCAACCGGACTATCAGAAGAGATACACATGATGAAGGAGTGCCGGCAGAGGTATTTCAGTTGCTTGAAATGACAATGCCCAAATGTCCACATCTGAAATATGTTGTGCTGGAACAATTGGGAAATGGACTCGTTACCGAGGCAAGCCGGTTGGGGTTTTATAATGATTTTTTGAAGATGCAGGAGATTGTGCACAAATCCAGCAATGAAATAGAGGCTAATCTTTTCCAAACGCAGGAGATCGTACCCAGATCCAATCATGATACTGGTGGCAATCTTCTTCAAACCCAGGAAATCGTACACAAATCCAATCGTGAAACTGAGGTCAATCCCTTTCATCCATTACTACCCCTCCCTATAGGCCCTGCCGTAGAAGACCTGCACCTCTACGAACAACAAATGGAACTCTCTTCCATCCTGGAAACAGCCCCTTCCAATGCCGCCGCCATGCAATTATTACAACACTCCTCCCTGGCTCATTCCGACTGGAAAATCGAACAATGGGATCCCTATATGATAGAAACCGCTGTTAAAATAGCCCGCAAGTGGAAGAAATAA
- a CDS encoding YcxB family protein, which translates to MQNLLSISFKITRLEYAKYLIAYMYRRPTVIILGIMGLYSLIMPALVDYGFLSNFNKGLYMSMPYALAMLFYPFIITVIAVLQRYRNAFLKQEMLYEFDDEGVHIQGEDFKSDLAWSHIREAKELAGFLILKPSKREGYLVKKNVLGADEITYIKDKIAAAKK; encoded by the coding sequence ATGCAGAATCTACTTTCTATCAGCTTTAAGATCACCCGACTTGAATATGCGAAATACCTGATCGCCTATATGTACAGAAGACCCACTGTTATTATACTGGGAATAATGGGACTCTATTCATTGATTATGCCTGCCCTGGTAGATTATGGTTTTCTTTCAAATTTCAATAAAGGCTTGTACATGTCGATGCCCTATGCACTGGCAATGTTGTTTTATCCGTTCATTATCACAGTGATAGCGGTATTACAACGATATAGAAATGCGTTTCTGAAACAGGAGATGCTGTATGAGTTTGATGATGAGGGCGTACACATTCAGGGCGAAGATTTTAAAAGCGATCTGGCCTGGTCACATATCCGGGAAGCAAAAGAACTGGCGGGGTTCCTGATTTTAAAGCCTTCTAAACGCGAAGGTTACTTAGTGAAGAAAAATGTACTAGGTGCTGATGAGATCACCTATATTAAAGACAAAATAGCAGCGGCAAAGAAATGA
- a CDS encoding phosphate ABC transporter substrate-binding protein has product MKRITVLLMSAALWSACNANHESKNQTVGDSLKAKPAVSNVNIIHLSGSTTIAPLAQKVAGYFRMKNDNFDINITEGGSSVGIADLEKGATDIAMSSRDMNEKERKQFQETNHPITEVKIADDALAVVVHPGTGVEKITREQLEKIFSGEAKNWKELGGKDVKIMIISRESSSGTYEFFKEAVMKTKEFTTLAVFQHTNGTVLNKVSTTEGAIGYVGLAFINDKVKALPVCFDGKNYVAPDIKHVKTKTYPLARPLFFIYQNSSAAKVKTFVDYLLSADGQKEVEETGYVSII; this is encoded by the coding sequence ATGAAAAGAATCACTGTGCTTTTGATGAGCGCCGCCCTGTGGAGCGCTTGTAATGCTAACCATGAAAGTAAAAACCAAACCGTTGGTGATAGCCTCAAAGCAAAACCTGCGGTCTCCAATGTAAACATCATCCACCTCTCTGGTAGTACTACCATTGCGCCTTTGGCACAAAAAGTAGCAGGCTACTTCCGCATGAAGAATGATAACTTTGATATCAATATCACCGAAGGTGGTAGTAGCGTAGGTATTGCTGATCTGGAAAAAGGTGCGACCGATATCGCCATGTCATCCCGCGACATGAACGAAAAAGAAAGGAAGCAGTTTCAGGAAACAAATCACCCCATCACCGAAGTAAAGATCGCAGACGATGCATTGGCTGTAGTCGTACATCCAGGCACCGGTGTGGAAAAGATCACCAGAGAACAACTGGAAAAGATCTTCTCAGGTGAGGCGAAGAACTGGAAAGAACTGGGTGGAAAAGATGTGAAGATCATGATCATCTCCCGCGAGAGCAGCTCCGGTACCTACGAGTTCTTTAAAGAAGCTGTCATGAAAACGAAAGAGTTCACCACACTCGCGGTGTTCCAACATACAAACGGTACTGTCCTCAATAAAGTAAGTACGACGGAAGGTGCAATTGGTTATGTGGGGCTGGCGTTTATCAATGATAAAGTAAAGGCGTTGCCTGTATGTTTTGATGGCAAAAACTATGTTGCGCCCGATATTAAACATGTAAAGACAAAGACTTATCCGCTGGCGCGTCCGTTGTTCTTCATCTATCAGAACAGCAGTGCCGCAAAAGTGAAGACATTCGTGGACTACCTGCTTTCTGCAGATGGACAGAAAGAAGTAGAAGAAACCGGATACGTTTCAATTATATAA
- a CDS encoding 5,10-methylenetetrahydrofolate reductase yields the protein MKGTLQHKINSGKSGIVFYSLTPPKITTESEKVAVIAGGQIDRLKDLEIDGLIIYDIQDESLRTDKERPFSFIPTISPEIYSKELLATLPVPKIIYKSIANHTREMFADWLSRNTDLEATVFVGASSQQQLQATNFSLSDAYQVKREMGLDILLGGVAIPERHTKKGDEHLRMFSKMQNGCNFFVSQCIYNINETKNVMSDYHYHALSNDTRPAPVIFTLTPCGSLKTLQFMEWLGIEVPKWVYNDLKYSKDILQSSIHTATNIAGEILNYAASKNLPVGFNIESVSNKKDEINAAHEILENVLHLVKPMRNEVAGAKKAVPAY from the coding sequence GTGAAAGGAACTTTACAACACAAAATAAACAGCGGAAAGTCAGGCATTGTCTTTTATAGCCTCACCCCGCCAAAAATCACTACTGAAAGTGAAAAGGTGGCAGTTATAGCCGGCGGCCAGATTGATCGTTTAAAAGACCTCGAAATCGATGGGCTGATCATATACGACATTCAGGATGAATCACTTAGAACCGACAAAGAGCGTCCCTTTTCCTTTATCCCGACTATATCACCCGAAATATATAGCAAAGAACTGCTGGCCACCCTGCCAGTACCGAAAATAATATATAAGAGTATTGCTAACCATACCAGAGAGATGTTTGCCGACTGGTTATCACGCAATACCGACCTGGAAGCCACTGTATTTGTAGGTGCCTCATCCCAGCAACAGTTACAGGCCACCAACTTCTCCCTCTCCGACGCCTACCAGGTAAAAAGAGAAATGGGCCTGGATATCCTTTTGGGTGGCGTAGCCATTCCGGAGCGACATACTAAAAAAGGAGATGAACACCTCCGGATGTTCAGCAAAATGCAGAACGGATGTAACTTCTTTGTATCTCAATGTATTTACAATATCAACGAGACCAAAAATGTAATGTCCGACTACCATTACCATGCATTGAGCAATGACACCCGGCCGGCACCGGTCATTTTTACACTGACACCCTGCGGCTCCCTGAAAACACTTCAGTTCATGGAATGGCTTGGCATCGAAGTACCTAAATGGGTATACAACGACCTGAAATATTCAAAAGATATCCTGCAATCGTCTATCCACACCGCTACCAATATAGCCGGTGAAATACTGAATTACGCTGCCTCCAAAAACCTGCCTGTCGGGTTCAATATCGAGAGCGTATCCAATAAAAAAGACGAAATAAATGCCGCGCATGAAATCCTTGAAAATGTCCTGCACCTCGTAAAACCCATGCGTAATGAGGTGGCAGGAGCCAAAAAAGCGGTACCTGCATATTAA
- the rluF gene encoding 23S rRNA pseudouridine(2604) synthase RluF: protein MDQSISLNKFISDTGYCSRREADKLITSGRVLLNDRPASLGNRYKPGDTVEVDGSLITAAKKEKCVYLALNKPPGITTTTELHIKDNIISFVNYPKRIFPIGRLDKDSEGLIFLTNDGDIINKILRAANNHEKEYIVKVDKAIDTAFLDQMSKGVPILDTRTLPCKVQMMGRQTFRITLTQGLNRQIRRMCEYLGYEVIGLQRVRIMNVKLDKLPLGKWRHLTETELANLNESIADSGKVSEKEKKAVEEEGFGALIPNRHKMKAGKGKADGEGKSFEKGKVDGEGKRLGKGRSEGEGKAVEKGKAGGEEKRFWKGRLVGGKKQLGKADGEGKQLGKVKGNREGKVFEKAEGERKRFGKADSEGRQSGKEKSAGEGKQFGKGKPAGEGKQFGKGKPAGEGKRIGKSKPASGGKKTTQPGKSKPASGGKKTGNQGNNRGRR from the coding sequence TTGGACCAATCAATTAGTTTAAACAAGTTTATCAGTGATACAGGGTATTGTTCACGTCGTGAGGCGGACAAACTCATCACTTCCGGCAGGGTATTATTGAATGACCGTCCGGCGTCGTTGGGTAACCGTTATAAGCCGGGAGATACGGTGGAAGTGGATGGGAGCCTGATCACTGCGGCGAAGAAAGAAAAATGTGTATACCTGGCGTTGAATAAGCCACCGGGTATAACAACGACGACTGAATTACATATCAAGGATAATATTATCAGCTTTGTGAATTATCCAAAGCGGATTTTTCCTATTGGCAGGCTGGACAAGGATTCTGAGGGACTGATCTTTTTGACGAATGATGGTGATATTATCAATAAGATCCTGCGGGCTGCGAATAATCATGAGAAAGAGTATATCGTAAAGGTAGATAAGGCGATTGATACTGCATTTTTAGACCAGATGTCTAAGGGTGTGCCTATACTGGATACGCGTACATTGCCTTGTAAGGTGCAGATGATGGGGAGACAGACTTTTAGGATTACGCTGACGCAGGGGTTGAACAGGCAGATCAGAAGGATGTGTGAATATCTGGGATATGAGGTGATTGGGTTGCAACGTGTACGTATTATGAATGTGAAGCTGGATAAGCTGCCGTTGGGGAAATGGAGGCATTTGACGGAGACGGAGCTGGCGAATTTGAATGAGAGCATAGCGGATTCAGGTAAGGTGAGTGAGAAGGAGAAGAAGGCGGTGGAAGAGGAAGGATTTGGGGCGTTGATACCGAATCGGCATAAGATGAAGGCCGGGAAGGGGAAGGCGGATGGAGAAGGGAAGTCTTTTGAGAAAGGGAAGGTAGATGGAGAGGGGAAACGGCTTGGGAAAGGAAGGTCAGAAGGAGAAGGGAAAGCGGTTGAGAAGGGGAAGGCAGGTGGAGAAGAGAAGCGGTTCTGGAAAGGTAGGTTAGTGGGAGGAAAAAAGCAGTTGGGTAAAGCGGATGGAGAAGGGAAGCAGCTTGGAAAGGTAAAGGGAAATCGTGAAGGCAAGGTATTTGAGAAGGCGGAAGGAGAAAGGAAACGGTTTGGGAAGGCGGATAGTGAAGGGAGGCAATCTGGAAAGGAGAAGTCTGCTGGTGAAGGGAAGCAATTCGGAAAAGGTAAACCAGCCGGTGAAGGGAAACAATTCGGAAAAGGTAAACCTGCTGGTGAAGGGAAGCGAATTGGTAAAAGTAAACCGGCAAGTGGAGGAAAGAAAACTACCCAGCCCGGGAAAAGCAAACCTGCCAGCGGTGGTAAAAAAACTGGCAATCAAGGGAACAATCGAGGTAGACGATAA